Genomic DNA from Cetobacterium somerae ATCC BAA-474:
TTTTAATATGAAAAAATTAGTATTAGGAAGCATTTTCTTTAGCTTATTCTTAGTTGGATGTTCAAGCACTCAACCTCAAGAAGAAGTAGTAGTTCAAGAGGCAGTTGTTGAGGAGGTTGTAGTAGCTACTCCTGAGCCAGTTGAAGCTCCAACTAAGCCTTTACCAAAGCCATTATTAGACAAGTAAAAATATAAGCTGAGTTCATTGAACTCAGCTTTTTTAGTTTTACTATTCTTTTATATATTTGGCTTTTAAAACTGTTTTTTCTAAAACATGACCATCTATAGCGTCATATAACTCATTTAAATAGAATCCTTTTTTTAAATCCATCTCTTTGTCTAAAGCATATAGTGTTATTGTATAAGTATGTGTTTTATTAGGTGGAACAGGTCCTCCATATCTAGCTACTTCCTCTTTTGGTAAACTACCACCAATTAAAGACCACCAGCTATTTTCACCTTGAATTAATTTTGAATCTGTTGTACTGGCATTTTCAGGTAAAGCCTTGGCATCTCCTGGTATTAGAGTTAACCAGTGTAACCAGATGA
This window encodes:
- a CDS encoding YbhB/YbcL family Raf kinase inhibitor-like protein, which gives rise to MKKFLLSMFLLLGMTSFALELTSSGIKDGVIEKKYGTYGKDQYHGMPTLSIPFEWKNAPAGTKQFALVIEDFDAVEAVGVIWLHWLTLIPGDAKALPENASTTDSKLIQGENSWWSLIGGSLPKEEVARYGGPVPPNKTHTYTITLYALDKEMDLKKGFYLNELYDAIDGHVLEKTVLKAKYIKE